One genomic segment of Amycolatopsis sp. WQ 127309 includes these proteins:
- a CDS encoding prolyl oligopeptidase family serine peptidase — protein sequence MSTQSANQYPPAVVPDRLFDEAETEARWRARFHAPRISVPDWARDAPDSNVYVSNSSGVWEVYAWNRATGEHRRVTDRPNGTMHATPSPDGEWIWWFDDTDGDEFGSWVREPFAATEGSKPEKAVPDVHDGYPAGLEIGTGLIAIGVSTDDGSELFARIGGETHRFYSHADDAGITSLSRDESLIAISHSEHGDSRHPALRILATDGFATVADKWDGEGKALSALEFSPLPGDQRLLVLHERRGREELLVWDVRADTETEIELDLPGEVVAGWYPDARALLVVHFHEGRSSLYRYDLDSAELSSVDTPAGRIGGAGVRPDGTVEYSWSSAAEPAAVRARTTDGADAVLLSPPGDRAPGSEPLTDAFVEGVGGRIHALVSRPSGAPEGPLPTVFSLHGGPHAADEDRFSAYRATWLDAGFAVVEVNYRGSTGYGSAWRDAIEGRPGLTELEDVASVHDWAVQSGLSDPKKCVVNGASWGGYLSLLALGTQPARWAAGVAGVPVADYVAAYEDEMEQLRSFDRALFGGSPDDVPAVYAECSPITYVDAVTAPVLVLAGDNDPRCPIRQIENYLDRLGGRELHHEFYRYDAGHGSLVIAETIKQTSIEVNFAQRALGLR from the coding sequence GTGAGCACGCAGTCAGCCAACCAATATCCGCCCGCGGTGGTCCCGGACCGGCTGTTCGACGAGGCCGAGACCGAAGCCCGCTGGCGCGCCCGCTTCCACGCGCCGCGCATTTCCGTGCCCGACTGGGCCCGCGACGCCCCCGATTCAAACGTCTACGTCTCCAACTCCAGCGGTGTCTGGGAGGTCTACGCCTGGAACCGCGCGACCGGCGAGCACCGCCGCGTCACCGATCGGCCCAACGGCACCATGCACGCCACGCCCTCGCCGGACGGCGAGTGGATCTGGTGGTTCGACGACACCGACGGCGACGAGTTCGGCTCGTGGGTGCGCGAGCCGTTCGCCGCGACCGAGGGCAGCAAGCCCGAGAAGGCGGTTCCGGACGTCCACGACGGCTACCCGGCCGGCCTCGAGATCGGCACCGGCCTCATCGCGATCGGCGTCTCGACCGACGACGGCAGCGAGCTGTTCGCCCGGATCGGCGGCGAGACGCACCGCTTCTACAGCCACGCGGACGACGCCGGCATCACGTCGCTCTCGCGTGACGAGAGCCTGATCGCCATCTCGCACTCCGAGCACGGCGACTCCCGCCACCCGGCGCTGCGGATCCTCGCGACCGACGGGTTCGCCACCGTCGCCGACAAGTGGGACGGCGAGGGCAAGGCCCTGTCCGCCCTCGAGTTCTCCCCGCTGCCCGGCGACCAGCGCCTGCTGGTGCTGCACGAACGGCGGGGCCGCGAAGAGCTGCTGGTCTGGGACGTCCGGGCGGACACCGAGACGGAGATCGAGCTCGACCTGCCCGGCGAGGTCGTCGCCGGCTGGTACCCGGACGCGCGCGCCCTGCTGGTCGTGCACTTCCACGAGGGCCGCAGCTCGTTGTACCGCTACGACCTCGACTCAGCCGAGCTGTCCTCAGTGGACACTCCGGCGGGCCGGATCGGCGGCGCCGGCGTGCGTCCCGACGGGACCGTCGAGTACTCCTGGTCGAGCGCGGCCGAACCGGCCGCCGTCCGCGCCCGCACCACCGACGGCGCCGACGCGGTGCTGCTGTCACCGCCGGGTGACCGGGCGCCGGGGTCGGAGCCGCTGACCGACGCGTTCGTCGAAGGCGTCGGCGGCCGGATCCACGCGCTGGTCTCGCGGCCGTCCGGGGCGCCGGAGGGCCCGCTGCCGACGGTGTTCTCGCTGCACGGCGGCCCGCACGCGGCCGACGAGGACCGCTTCTCGGCGTACCGCGCGACCTGGCTCGACGCCGGGTTCGCCGTGGTCGAGGTCAACTACCGCGGTTCGACCGGCTACGGCTCGGCCTGGCGCGACGCCATCGAGGGCCGGCCCGGGCTGACCGAGCTGGAAGACGTCGCCTCGGTGCACGACTGGGCCGTCCAAAGTGGACTCAGTGACCCGAAGAAGTGCGTCGTGAACGGCGCTTCGTGGGGCGGTTACCTCTCCCTGCTCGCGCTCGGCACGCAGCCCGCGCGCTGGGCGGCGGGCGTCGCCGGGGTGCCGGTGGCGGACTACGTCGCCGCGTACGAAGACGAGATGGAGCAGCTGCGCTCGTTCGACCGCGCGCTCTTCGGCGGTTCGCCCGACGACGTGCCCGCGGTGTACGCCGAGTGCTCGCCGATCACCTACGTCGACGCCGTCACCGCGCCGGTGCTGGTGCTGGCCGGCGACAACGACCCGCGCTGCCCGATCCGGCAGATCGAGAACTACCTCGACCGGCTCGGCGGCCGCGAGCTGCACCACGAGTTCTACCGGTACGACGCCGGCCACGGCTCGCTGGTGATCGCCGAGACGATCAAGCAGACGTCCATCGAGGTCAACTTCGCCCAGCGGGCCCTCGGCCTGCGCTGA
- a CDS encoding tautomerase family protein has translation MSPAALQESPAMPMISVSMFPGRTPAQKSALVRELTDAFVRTCGGKPEGVQVTLIEVGADHWSTGGVLHSER, from the coding sequence ATCTCACCCGCCGCGCTTCAGGAGAGCCCCGCCATGCCGATGATCAGCGTCTCGATGTTCCCCGGCCGCACGCCCGCCCAGAAGAGCGCCCTGGTCCGGGAGCTGACCGACGCGTTCGTCCGCACCTGCGGCGGCAAGCCCGAAGGCGTCCAGGTGACGCTCATCGAGGTCGGCGCGGACCACTGGTCGACGGGCGGCGTCCTGCACTCGGAACGCTGA
- a CDS encoding GNAT family N-acetyltransferase — translation MVTDVLDPRHDAEPAYWTALRERAGLRADWSWEVLRTQAWAARTPQPVTVLRDGDEPRGVVCAAWVTGRTRRNRFGSATARRGRLGGLDVRGPGASSQPGWWFADPGDDGGVTRLLETYVPAIRAELGRGFRGMLVRQVGEAGLDAVGGRFRLVRRTEDIAVLDVSAFGSRDDWMHSLARKRKQNLRKIFRTFDADPSVEVRCVPGKEADPVAIAEVLRHNERKHHDVPIVPLPHFTGYLTELLRQPDVTVIEYRDTGTGRLLAVATLLDHPELPIARHWGALGPEAGGRPNLYFHFYGEAVSWAIAHGRSSVVFGKKMTEMKATLGARLVPQYAAAVPVC, via the coding sequence ATGGTGACCGACGTGCTCGACCCGCGCCACGACGCGGAACCGGCGTACTGGACGGCGTTGCGCGAGCGCGCCGGGCTCCGGGCCGACTGGAGCTGGGAGGTGCTCCGGACCCAGGCGTGGGCCGCGCGGACCCCGCAGCCGGTCACCGTGCTCCGCGACGGCGACGAACCCCGCGGTGTCGTCTGCGCCGCGTGGGTCACCGGCCGGACCCGCCGCAACCGCTTCGGTTCCGCGACCGCGCGCCGCGGCCGGCTCGGCGGCCTCGACGTCCGCGGGCCCGGCGCGAGTTCCCAGCCCGGCTGGTGGTTCGCGGACCCGGGCGACGACGGCGGCGTGACGCGGCTGCTCGAGACGTACGTCCCGGCGATCCGCGCCGAGCTCGGCCGCGGGTTCCGCGGGATGCTGGTCCGGCAGGTCGGCGAGGCCGGGCTCGACGCCGTCGGCGGCCGGTTCCGGCTGGTGCGGCGGACCGAGGACATCGCCGTGCTCGACGTCAGCGCGTTCGGCTCCCGCGACGACTGGATGCACTCGCTGGCTCGCAAGCGCAAGCAGAACCTGCGCAAGATCTTCCGCACCTTCGACGCCGACCCGAGCGTCGAGGTGCGGTGCGTGCCGGGCAAGGAGGCCGACCCGGTCGCCATCGCGGAAGTGTTGCGGCACAACGAACGCAAGCACCACGACGTGCCGATCGTGCCGCTGCCGCACTTCACCGGCTACCTGACGGAGCTGCTGCGCCAGCCCGACGTCACGGTGATCGAGTACCGCGACACCGGCACCGGGCGGCTGCTCGCCGTGGCGACCCTGCTCGACCACCCGGAGCTGCCGATCGCGCGGCACTGGGGCGCGCTCGGGCCCGAGGCCGGCGGGCGGCCCAACCTGTACTTCCACTTCTACGGCGAGGCGGTGAGCTGGGCGATCGCGCACGGGCGGTCGTCGGTGGTGTTCGGCAAGAAGATGACCGAGATGAAGGCGACGCTCGGGGCGCGGCTCGTCCCGCAGTACGCGGCGGCCGTCCCGGTTTGCTAG
- a CDS encoding GNAT family N-acetyltransferase, giving the protein MTFAVRVLDPRTDPEPAGWAAFLHTQQAPLTWDYSLLCTESRHSRSPYLLTVVTDGGAIVAAVLAMLCRPGSATGPGPVGGVARWGPRWLEVQHAWLSSYPAWLFAEDVDPAGQREILRRFERAVCRFAGPGCLGVVYRAVAPDATGLVSGRGRLVREIQPTLVLENTFTDLDGWLATLSRNRRSSLRGQIRKIAADPGLTVRAGTARDDLDGAELAAMLHAHRAAKGPVKFDQRGPVTGEYLDELIRRPDVVTTTYHDADGRLLAFTDLLDHPVMPLHQHWAALPPAEGRPKHLYFDVVARGVGHMIEHRRKFLSLGRGVTDLKTSLGFSPAPMAGAVVPRPVIRW; this is encoded by the coding sequence ATGACCTTCGCCGTGCGGGTGCTCGACCCGCGCACCGATCCCGAGCCCGCCGGCTGGGCCGCGTTCCTGCACACCCAGCAGGCGCCGTTGACCTGGGACTACAGCCTGCTGTGCACGGAGTCGCGGCACTCGCGCAGCCCGTACCTGCTGACCGTGGTCACCGACGGCGGCGCGATCGTCGCCGCTGTGCTCGCCATGCTGTGCCGCCCGGGTTCGGCCACCGGTCCGGGCCCGGTCGGCGGGGTCGCCCGCTGGGGGCCGCGCTGGCTGGAGGTCCAGCACGCCTGGCTGAGCAGCTACCCGGCGTGGCTGTTCGCCGAAGACGTCGACCCGGCCGGGCAGCGCGAGATCCTGCGCCGGTTCGAGCGGGCGGTGTGCCGGTTCGCCGGGCCGGGCTGCCTCGGCGTGGTCTACCGCGCGGTCGCGCCGGACGCCACCGGGCTGGTGTCCGGGCGGGGCCGGCTCGTCCGGGAGATCCAGCCGACGCTGGTGCTGGAGAACACCTTCACCGACCTCGACGGCTGGCTCGCGACGCTGAGCCGCAACCGCCGGTCGAGCCTGCGCGGCCAGATCCGCAAGATCGCCGCCGACCCCGGCCTGACCGTCCGCGCAGGCACCGCCCGCGACGACCTCGACGGCGCCGAACTGGCCGCGATGCTGCACGCGCACCGCGCGGCCAAGGGCCCGGTGAAGTTCGACCAGCGCGGCCCGGTCACCGGCGAGTACCTCGACGAGCTGATCCGGCGCCCGGACGTCGTCACGACGACCTACCACGACGCCGACGGCCGGCTGCTCGCCTTCACCGACCTGCTCGACCACCCGGTGATGCCGCTGCACCAGCACTGGGCCGCCCTGCCGCCCGCCGAGGGCCGGCCGAAGCACCTCTACTTCGACGTCGTCGCGCGCGGGGTGGGGCACATGATCGAGCACCGCCGGAAGTTCCTGTCCCTGGGCCGCGGGGTCACCGACCTCAAGACATCGCTGGGGTTCTCCCCGGCCCCGATGGCCGGGGCCGTCGTGCCGAGGCCGGTGATCCGATGGTGA
- a CDS encoding GNAT family N-acetyltransferase produces MRFVFHDPRTDPAPAGWVDFSRTARLHPVWDYGLMGLEAWGARNPQLVVAAVEGDEVVAGMSVLVCRLPWSSRFAPAPGRRSPRPCWAEVYQPWLSGFPGIVFAPALPAADRQPLVREFERQLRRHLGPGLLGVVYRAIGEEFAAGVGGRARLVKPTDPTTVLENRFTTEDDWLATLPSARRSSLRRRGRRIAEDPALVVRGGPGRDDVDGVEVASLIKVHRERYGKLPLDTRTMPSAGFLHRYVRRPDVHTLTYRDADGRLLAVNTMLDHPDSPSLQHWAALPLDERGRGAGLYFDAYVRAVRFMARRGAKELSAGRGMVELKRELGFRPRALFAAAVPRPVLGR; encoded by the coding sequence ATGAGGTTCGTGTTCCACGATCCCCGCACGGACCCGGCGCCCGCGGGCTGGGTGGACTTCTCCCGGACCGCACGGCTGCACCCGGTGTGGGACTACGGCTTGATGGGCCTCGAGGCCTGGGGCGCGCGCAACCCGCAGCTGGTCGTCGCCGCCGTCGAGGGGGACGAAGTCGTCGCCGGGATGTCCGTTCTGGTCTGCCGCCTGCCGTGGTCCTCGCGGTTCGCGCCGGCGCCGGGACGTCGTTCGCCGCGCCCGTGCTGGGCGGAGGTCTACCAGCCGTGGCTGAGCGGCTTCCCGGGCATCGTGTTCGCGCCGGCGCTCCCGGCCGCCGACCGGCAGCCGCTGGTGCGCGAGTTCGAACGGCAGCTGCGCCGGCACCTGGGCCCCGGGCTGCTGGGCGTGGTCTACCGCGCGATCGGCGAGGAGTTCGCCGCCGGCGTCGGCGGCCGGGCCCGGCTGGTCAAGCCGACCGACCCGACGACCGTGCTGGAAAACCGCTTCACCACCGAAGACGACTGGCTCGCGACGCTCCCGTCCGCCCGCCGATCGAGCCTGCGCCGCCGCGGCCGGCGGATCGCCGAGGACCCGGCGCTGGTGGTGCGCGGCGGCCCCGGCCGGGACGACGTCGACGGCGTCGAGGTCGCGTCGCTGATCAAGGTGCACCGCGAGCGGTACGGGAAGCTCCCGCTGGACACGCGCACGATGCCGTCGGCCGGGTTCCTGCACCGCTACGTCCGGCGTCCGGACGTCCACACGCTGACCTACCGCGACGCGGACGGCCGGCTGCTGGCCGTGAACACCATGCTCGACCACCCGGACAGCCCCAGCCTGCAGCACTGGGCGGCGTTGCCGCTGGACGAACGCGGCCGGGGCGCAGGGTTGTATTTTGACGCGTATGTCCGCGCTGTCCGATTCATGGCGCGGCGCGGGGCGAAAGAACTTTCGGCGGGCCGGGGCATGGTCGAACTGAAGCGGGAATTGGGGTTCCGGCCGCGCGCGCTCTTCGCCGCGGCGGTGCCGAGGCCGGTGCTGGGCCGATGA
- a CDS encoding glycosyltransferase family 2 protein, producing MTRAFPGPATCGLTVVIPCFNEVDNVGPSYREITNELSDYSLELFYIDDGSTDGTLGEIRTLAAADPRVRYVSFSRNFGFEAAFSAGYRYASQPWVLHIDADQQFPAAESHKLIAAAEQGYDAVFGVRTNRQDPRLRRWGTAAFHFIGARLLRIEIPPGATAFRLVRAELARKIVDLRLGTPYFLATVPRLTSRYTCVQVAHRARERGESKVGMSFLSSHAIELFVGFTRRLTTVASATALFAAGFGVLAAAAAASGLLGSSATAVTLFMLLTVLLLVLSLTVRYLVVVGAGQPKPRQFYIREANVVVDVEDRLFTTEDPEGPRRIDVQLGKGISA from the coding sequence ATGACCAGGGCATTCCCTGGTCCGGCGACGTGCGGACTCACCGTAGTCATTCCGTGCTTCAACGAAGTCGACAACGTCGGACCGTCCTATCGGGAAATAACCAACGAACTGTCCGACTATTCACTCGAACTGTTTTACATCGATGACGGGAGCACCGACGGAACGCTGGGCGAGATCCGCACACTCGCCGCGGCCGACCCCCGGGTGCGGTATGTGTCCTTCAGTCGCAATTTCGGTTTCGAAGCCGCCTTCTCGGCCGGCTACCGGTACGCGTCCCAACCCTGGGTGCTGCACATCGACGCCGACCAGCAGTTCCCCGCCGCCGAGTCGCACAAGCTCATCGCGGCGGCCGAACAGGGGTACGACGCGGTGTTCGGCGTCCGCACGAACCGGCAGGACCCGCGGCTGCGGCGCTGGGGCACCGCCGCGTTCCACTTCATCGGCGCCCGCCTGCTGCGCATCGAGATCCCGCCGGGCGCCACGGCGTTCCGGCTCGTCCGGGCCGAGCTGGCCCGGAAGATCGTGGACCTGCGGCTCGGCACGCCGTACTTCCTGGCCACGGTCCCGCGGCTGACGAGCCGCTACACCTGTGTCCAGGTCGCACACCGGGCCCGCGAGCGCGGTGAGTCCAAAGTGGGCATGAGCTTCCTGTCGTCGCACGCCATCGAGCTGTTCGTCGGGTTCACCCGCCGGCTGACCACCGTGGCCTCGGCGACCGCGTTGTTCGCCGCCGGCTTCGGCGTGCTGGCCGCCGCGGCGGCGGCGTCCGGCCTGCTCGGCTCGAGTGCCACGGCCGTGACGCTCTTCATGCTGCTCACCGTGCTGCTGCTGGTGCTCTCGCTGACCGTGCGCTACCTCGTCGTGGTCGGCGCGGGGCAGCCGAAGCCGCGGCAGTTCTACATCCGGGAGGCGAACGTCGTGGTCGACGTCGAGGACCGGCTCTTCACGACCGAGGACCCCGAGGGGCCCCGGCGGATCGATGTGCAACTGGGGAAAGGCATTTCAGCGTGA
- a CDS encoding ATP-grasp domain-containing protein produces the protein MTSSERGSARTLVILGGADGAVSTYERARELGFRTICVDVRLGAPGVAFADEFLQVSVRAPEQIAAALDGRPDIAGVLCPASDVGLPTLAWLTRHWGLPDPLPEYAVQASTDKSVFRALCDHLGLPGYRSVAGRPGPELVNAAQQLRFPTLVKPVDSSGSRGVVSCSGPGRLAKAFTESLAFSPSGRLVVEEHLDGTHYTIEALVVDGRIVFHAVTERTLTPPPFFVTSSHLLPGELPADAELRLIEALDLICAELGYRTGPLTLDAVLGRDGQLYLIEMGARMGGNGLAEAIQHCYGADLIAAGIAAATGDAVELDLHAAKPTLVHILASDRGGHLSRVDGVEDVRTMPGVVGLHLFADEGSYVKPYEQAGYKLGYVVLTARSVPEVLAAENEVRGTLKFLLHEQDMAVPLP, from the coding sequence GTGACAAGTTCCGAGAGAGGCTCCGCGAGAACCCTGGTGATCCTGGGCGGCGCGGACGGTGCGGTGAGCACCTACGAACGGGCCCGCGAGCTGGGCTTCCGCACGATCTGCGTCGACGTCCGCCTCGGCGCGCCGGGGGTCGCGTTCGCGGACGAGTTCCTGCAGGTCAGCGTGCGGGCGCCGGAGCAGATCGCGGCCGCGCTCGACGGCCGGCCCGACATCGCCGGGGTGCTCTGCCCGGCGAGCGACGTCGGCCTGCCGACGCTCGCGTGGCTCACCCGGCACTGGGGCCTGCCGGATCCCCTGCCCGAGTACGCGGTCCAGGCGTCGACGGACAAGTCCGTCTTCCGCGCGCTCTGTGACCACTTGGGACTCCCGGGCTACCGCAGTGTCGCCGGCCGCCCCGGCCCGGAGCTGGTCAACGCCGCCCAGCAGCTGCGGTTCCCGACGCTGGTCAAGCCGGTCGACTCGTCCGGCAGCCGCGGGGTCGTCTCCTGCTCCGGCCCCGGCCGGCTGGCCAAGGCGTTCACCGAGTCGCTCGCGTTCTCGCCGTCCGGCCGCCTGGTCGTCGAGGAGCACCTCGACGGCACGCACTACACGATCGAAGCGCTGGTCGTGGACGGCCGGATCGTCTTCCACGCCGTCACCGAACGCACGCTCACGCCGCCGCCGTTCTTCGTGACGTCGTCGCACCTGCTGCCCGGCGAACTGCCCGCGGACGCCGAGCTGCGGCTGATCGAGGCGCTCGACCTGATCTGCGCCGAGCTCGGCTACCGGACCGGGCCGCTCACGCTGGACGCCGTCCTGGGCCGCGACGGGCAGCTCTACCTCATCGAGATGGGCGCCCGGATGGGCGGGAACGGCCTCGCGGAAGCGATCCAGCACTGTTACGGCGCCGACCTGATCGCCGCCGGGATCGCGGCGGCCACCGGTGACGCGGTGGAGCTGGACCTGCACGCGGCGAAGCCGACGCTGGTGCACATCCTCGCGTCCGACCGCGGTGGTCATCTGTCCCGGGTGGACGGTGTCGAGGACGTCCGCACGATGCCCGGCGTGGTCGGGCTGCACCTGTTCGCCGACGAAGGGTCCTACGTCAAGCCGTACGAGCAGGCCGGCTACAAGCTGGGTTACGTCGTGCTCACCGCCCGGTCCGTGCCCGAGGTGCTCGCCGCGGAGAACGAGGTGCGCGGCACGCTGAAGTTCCTGCTCCACGAGCAGGACATGGCGGTACCCCTGCCGTGA
- a CDS encoding carbamoyltransferase C-terminal domain-containing protein, with amino-acid sequence MYVLGISRVHDSAAALVRDGEIIAFAEEERFTRKKHDGGFPAEAIKFCLERAGITLADVDHVAYYWQRWKEGIHAAKVFARYFPGTLDVFRNANGDEGGRSSGMVDTFKTGGGSGHDDYHVGGAVLAHIKRSYTLEQEVKDATGWTGPTKFKTHLVDHHRAHAASGYFISPWDESAVLTFDGIGSDGTATYLAHGRGNKIVDLRRIKFPHSLGAMYAGVTGYLGFYPTRDEGKIMGLAPLGEDTYVDAFKQLIHLDDDGGFELDLSWFAHHRTGKHVMAEKFARTFGPARPKTRVTAENPVPQHYCDIAYALQVTLEEAGLHLARWLQRETGSKRLCVAGGVALNSVMNGRILLETPFEDFFAQPAAADDGCALGAALEVSVGKYGKPRPRDGYTYTGPDYTEAEMEVALQDAGVEYTHVDDIAAHTAAKIADGRIVGWVQGRMECGPRALGNRSLVADPRDPESKTRMNEKVKHREAFRPFAPSCLAERAGEYFVSDYPSPVMLLVFDVLPDKRAEVPAITHVDGTARVQTVSEADNPLYYRMISEFEKLTGVPMVVNTSFNDNNEPIVASPADAIACYLKTDVDALALGPFWVEKPRLEEDTE; translated from the coding sequence ATGTACGTACTGGGCATCAGCAGGGTCCACGACTCGGCGGCGGCACTCGTGCGCGACGGCGAGATCATCGCCTTCGCCGAGGAGGAACGCTTCACCCGCAAGAAGCACGACGGCGGTTTCCCCGCCGAGGCCATCAAGTTCTGCCTGGAGCGCGCCGGGATCACGCTGGCCGACGTCGACCACGTCGCCTACTACTGGCAGCGCTGGAAGGAAGGCATCCACGCGGCCAAGGTGTTCGCGCGCTACTTCCCCGGCACGCTGGACGTCTTCCGCAACGCCAACGGCGACGAAGGCGGCCGTTCGTCGGGCATGGTCGACACCTTCAAGACCGGCGGCGGCTCGGGCCACGACGACTACCACGTCGGCGGCGCGGTCCTGGCCCACATCAAACGGTCCTACACGCTGGAGCAGGAAGTCAAGGACGCCACCGGGTGGACCGGCCCGACGAAGTTCAAGACGCACCTCGTCGACCACCACCGCGCGCACGCGGCCAGCGGCTACTTCATCTCGCCGTGGGACGAGTCGGCCGTGCTCACCTTCGACGGCATCGGCAGCGACGGCACGGCGACCTACCTCGCGCACGGCCGCGGCAACAAGATCGTCGACCTGCGGCGCATCAAGTTCCCGCACTCGCTCGGCGCGATGTACGCCGGCGTCACCGGTTACCTCGGCTTCTACCCGACCCGCGACGAGGGCAAGATCATGGGCCTCGCGCCGCTGGGCGAGGACACCTACGTCGACGCGTTCAAGCAGCTCATCCACCTCGACGACGACGGCGGCTTCGAGCTGGACCTGAGCTGGTTCGCCCACCACCGCACCGGCAAGCACGTGATGGCCGAGAAGTTCGCCCGCACCTTCGGCCCGGCGCGGCCCAAAACCCGCGTCACGGCTGAGAATCCCGTTCCCCAGCACTACTGCGACATCGCGTACGCGCTGCAGGTGACGCTGGAGGAAGCGGGCCTGCACCTGGCCCGGTGGCTCCAGCGCGAGACCGGTTCGAAGCGGCTGTGCGTCGCCGGCGGCGTCGCGCTCAACAGCGTCATGAACGGCCGGATCCTGCTGGAGACGCCGTTCGAGGACTTCTTCGCCCAGCCCGCGGCGGCCGACGACGGCTGCGCGCTCGGCGCGGCGCTGGAGGTCTCGGTCGGCAAGTACGGCAAGCCGCGCCCGCGTGACGGCTACACCTACACCGGCCCGGACTACACCGAGGCCGAGATGGAGGTGGCGCTGCAGGACGCCGGCGTCGAGTACACCCACGTCGACGACATCGCCGCGCACACCGCCGCGAAGATCGCCGACGGCCGGATCGTCGGCTGGGTGCAGGGCCGGATGGAGTGCGGGCCGCGGGCGCTGGGCAACCGCTCGCTCGTCGCCGACCCGCGCGACCCGGAGTCGAAGACCCGGATGAACGAGAAGGTCAAGCACCGCGAGGCGTTCCGGCCGTTCGCGCCGTCGTGCCTGGCCGAGCGCGCGGGCGAGTACTTCGTCAGCGACTACCCGTCACCGGTGATGCTGCTGGTGTTCGACGTCCTGCCCGACAAGCGCGCCGAGGTGCCGGCGATCACGCACGTCGACGGGACCGCGCGGGTGCAGACGGTCAGCGAGGCGGACAATCCGCTGTACTACCGGATGATCAGCGAGTTCGAGAAGCTGACCGGCGTGCCGATGGTCGTCAACACGTCGTTCAACGACAACAACGAGCCGATCGTGGCGAGCCCGGCCGACGCCATCGCCTGCTACCTGAAGACCGACGTCGACGCGCTGGCCCTCGGCCCGTTCTGGGTCGAGAAGCCGCGGCTGGAGGAAGACACCGAATGA
- a CDS encoding TIGR03085 family metal-binding protein, which yields MGVAADERQALSSLFEDLGPDAPTLCEGWTTRDLAAHLVVREHRIDAAPGIAVPALAGYTKKVQDRYAAKPWASLVDQVRQGPSKFWPTSIGPLDELTNGAEFLVHHEDVRRAQPDWQPRPADPTRDATAWRSAKGAAKLNLRKSPVGVTLRTTDGREAAVKTGPDPVTVVGDPVDLLLFVFGRDAVNLDFQGDPAAVTKLQSVKRGL from the coding sequence ATGGGTGTCGCTGCTGACGAACGCCAGGCGTTGAGCTCGCTCTTCGAGGACCTCGGGCCCGACGCGCCGACTTTGTGCGAAGGCTGGACGACGCGGGATCTCGCCGCGCACCTCGTCGTGCGCGAGCACCGGATCGACGCCGCGCCGGGCATCGCGGTGCCCGCGCTCGCCGGGTACACGAAGAAGGTCCAAGACCGCTACGCCGCGAAGCCGTGGGCGAGCCTCGTCGACCAGGTGCGCCAGGGGCCGTCGAAGTTCTGGCCCACCTCGATCGGCCCGCTCGACGAGCTGACCAACGGCGCCGAGTTCCTCGTCCACCACGAGGACGTCCGCCGCGCGCAGCCGGACTGGCAGCCGCGCCCGGCCGACCCCACCCGGGACGCCACCGCGTGGCGCTCGGCCAAGGGCGCCGCGAAGCTCAACCTCCGCAAGTCGCCGGTCGGCGTCACCCTCCGGACCACCGACGGCCGCGAGGCCGCGGTCAAGACCGGGCCCGACCCCGTGACGGTGGTCGGGGACCCGGTCGACCTGCTGCTGTTCGTGTTCGGCCGGGACGCCGTGAACCTGGACTTCCAGGGCGACCCGGCCGCGGTCACGAAGCTTCAGTCGGTGAAGCGGGGACTCTGA